The uncultured Roseibium sp. DNA segment TCCGTCAGCCAGTCCAGATGGGCTGAGAACAACTCGTAATTCGCACCGAGCTGGCGCAGCGTGTTGAAAGCGTAAAGATGGAAGAAACCGAACGGCCGGTCGGCAACCTCGGCGACCTGGTCCGGGAACACGCTTGCGAACGCTCCAACCGGATTGGCCTTCGGCCTCCGCGACAAATGGCGGGACAGGAGGTCTACGGCTGTCTCCCTGATCCGGTCCCGCGCCGGGACACCCCCCTCGGGGAATTTGACGAACTCCGTGTACGGCAGGAAGGGCAATGCGCCTTCCGGAGCGTTCATATGAAAGATGCCGTCGAAATCCTCGCCTTCAAGCCGGTGAAGCCCGAGATTATGGAAGTAATCCATGGTCCGGCCTTCGACATCGATCCGGTTGATCGCGACCGTGGTCTTGCCGTGTTGGCTTCTGTAGGAGGTCCCTTGCGTATCCGGCAGGAAATAGCTGTCCATTTCCACGAGGGTCAGCCGGCCGCGGCGTATCTGTTCTTCCACGTGGCGCTCGACGCGGTCGTAGATCGCAAGCTCGGTCACCCGGAGATCGTAGAGGCTTTCCAGATCTTCCAGGGGCACCTTGAAGAAGGTGAACTGGTCGCCCTCGAAATCCTGGGTGACCGCAAATCCGAGACAGGCTTCCGATGGCACGCCGCAGGCTGCAAGAACCTCGATCCAAATATCTAGATAACAGTTGGTCTCCGGCCAGTCGCGCGTCATTGCGTGCAGGGGATGACGTGCGTAGGCGGCCGGGTCGAGGTCCGGAAACACGGCTTCCATATCGATGTCCTTCGACATTATGCCCCCCAAAGCGCCTTGCGCACGGGTTCCGGCCAGTCGGCGGTCTCAAGCCCGTGCTGGGCAAACAACGCCAGCGCGATCCGCTCCAGACCGAAACCGACACAGGCGGTATGCGCGGTCTCGCCGTCGGCAGTCTTCAGACCCCAGGTCGAACCGAAATGATCCTGATGGTAGTTGAACGACAGACACGCGGTCTGATTGGCCGTCGAGGTCACCGGGATCAGCAATTCGAATTTCAGGTTCTGATCACGCTGGTTGTTCGCCAGCATCTTGCCGGCGCGGCCGAAGAACGGATCATTGGCGACATCCACATGAACGGGAAGGCCGACCGTCTCGATCAGCTTCCGGCCGCGCTCCATCCAGAGCTGACGGAAATCCTGTACCTCCGCGGGCGTTCCCATACGGACATATTCGCGCATGCGGAACAGTTGCATCCGCGCCGGGTCCTTCGACGGTTCGTGCCGGAAACAATAGGACTGCAGATCGAACAGACCGCCACCGGCCGGCAGAGGGCCGCGCTTCGCGATCGTCGGATACAGCGGATAGCAGGCAGCCGGCGTCAGCACGATATCGGTCGCCTTCTGGTCCTTTGTCCAGTCCTCGCCTTCCGCCATGCACTGCAGCAGGTTCATATGGTCGAGTTCGCAGCCGCAGAAGCTGTGCACGGTACCCGCGAGCTGCGGGAAACTCTTCATGTAGCCGGATCCTTCGAAATGAGCCCGGTTCATGCCCGGCGGAAAGCGGATCGCCTCCGCGCCGTCTTCGCCGCCGAAAGTGTCGATCAAGCGTTCGAAGCCGGCAATGACGTCCTCGAACTTGCCGGACCGGCCGTAAAGACCGTCAACACCGGTTTCGATCAGAAGGCCGCTCGCAAACAGCCGGTCGAGAAGTGAAGTCTGCATATCCATTTTGCTTACCCCAACAGGCTGGTGTTTTGCTTGCCAACGAGCAGCATCGTCGACGTGTTGCCGAGAATACGGTCATTGGAAATCATCAGCTGCGCGGAATGGGCATCCCGCAAGTGACGGCCGAGGCTGAAGGGCGTGCCATTCTTGTAGCCGAGAATGCCGCAAATCAGCATGCAGTGGTTGATGATCGTCAGGATCGTCTGGGAGGACGAGATCTTGACGTTGTTCATCGCCACGCCGAAGCCCATGGACGACAGCTTGTTCTCGTCGGCCCGGGCGGCGTCAAACTCGGCGACCGCCGCGGTGACCGTCGCTTTCACCATCTGCAGCATGCCGGAGACTTCCGCCAGCCGCAGCGCGCCCGGAGGGGTTTCGCCCGGCGCGCGTCGAGCAGCAGCCTTCACGAAGGACTGGGCCCGCTTGACTGCATCTGCGGCAATGCCGAACCAAACGGCACTCCACAAAATATGCGCGTTGGCGAGCATCGACTGGGCCGCGATTTCGGCGAACGGCTTGGGCAGGATCTGCTCCGCCGGCGCTTCGGCCTTGAACAGGAAACCGTCTGAACAGGTGCCGCGCATGCCGAGCGTGTCCCAGTCATGGGTCTTTTCGAGTGAATACTGGCCTTTCAGGAAAACCGTCATCACCTGATCGGACGGGGCCGCGTCCTTGTGGCTGCGCGACGTCACCAGAATGGCATCGGCTTCTTCGCCGTAGGAAATGACCGTCGCATCCTTTTCCAGACGGCAGCGATCGCCGTCGACTTCAATCGCGCAGATGGAGTTGCGCAGATTGCCGCCGATACCGGCTTCGGTCGTCGCGGATCCAAGCAACAGCTGCTCCCTGGCAATGCGCGCCATGAAGTCCCTGTGCCAGCTTGCCTCATCACCATGAGAGACCAGACTGGACGTCTTGATCTGATGCATGGAGTACGTCATGGCCGCCGCTGAACAGGCCTGGCCGAGAATGCTGCAGACTTCTGCAATTTCAGCTGTCGAGGCGCCTTCGCCGCCTAGCTCAACGGGGATCTGGATCCCCATCAGCTTTTCGGCCTTCATGGCTTCCACGGCTTCCTTCGGAAAGCGGGCTTTTTGATCGACATCATCCGCATGTTCGGACGCAACGACCGCCGCGCGCTTTGCCCGTTCGGTCAGGCTCAGCGCGGAAATCGGACCTGCGACGTTCATATCAGGCCACCTTCTTGTCTTCTGTGATCTGGGACAGCGCCTCGGCAATCGCCGCGATGGATGAGAACGATTTGCGGTTCAGGAGGTTTTCCGGGAATTCGACATCGAACTCGTCCTCGAGCGCCAGCATGAGCTGGACGGAGGCAAAGGAGGACAGACCCGCTTCATAGAGGTCGTCGGTGTCTTTCAGCTGGTCAACGGAAACGGGAAGACTGCCGTGTTTGGCCAACAGCTCGCGAATAATGTTCGTCATAGTGGTTTCCTGTCGATTATGCCGGTTTGATGATTTTGTCCGGCTGTTTGCGCACCTCGTAAGATCTAACTAGAGAATAATAGATAAACTTACCTTAAAACGCTTGGTTAATTTATTGATAAAATTAAAATTCAATTTGTTAACCTAAAACGATTATTAAAATTATTTAATATATGCATTTTCCCATAGCAAAAATAGATTCTCGTGAATACGCCTCTGCGTAATCACTGTATTTTTGCTTATAAAATCTCAGAGAGAACGCTATTCGAAACGCTCTTCAGACGCGCACTTGCTCTTTGGCCCGCAGTCAGAGAGGAATGGCGGCCATGTCCCGATGCCCGACTTCGATCGCGAGCCCACCTGCGGCGATTTGTTCCATCCGGCTCCCCAACCAGCGGGACAAGCGATCCGGATCCAGTCCCATGTCCGACCCGGCGGAGACCCAGCCGGAAATCAGTTCCCGCTGGAAGGCCAGCGCATCCCGATCCGCGTGCCAGTCGGAAGGTCCGGACACCACCCGGTAACCGGCGGCTTCAAACAGCGCTTCGGCCGCGGCCGCCGCATCGGGACCAAGGGCGGCGCCGAAGCCCTTGTCCGTCTTCTGATGGGCATTCATAGCCTGGCGAATGTCCTCGTCGAACGGATCGGCGGGCGTGCAGGAGGCACGACCGTCATAGGTCAGGCTGGCCAGGAAAGGCAGTCGCGCGGCGGTAACGAGACCGACGAGTTTTTCCAGAAAAGGCCGGGTCACCAGATCGAGAAAGGCGGATGTCGTCACCCCGTCGACACTCTCGAAGGGAAGCGAGGCGAGGTTGCCGGAAAGATCCACCTGACGGCACGCGACCGCGCCTTGCCCGAACCGGGAGAACCGTTGCCGGGACGCCTCCAGCAATGTCGGATCATAGTCGGTCAGGAGCCAGTCCTGGGAAGGCCCCAGACGACCGGACAGGGCCGCGACGGTGGAGCCTGCGCCGCTGGCCAGATCCATCAGACGTACCGGCTCCTTGGGAAGGGCGGACAGAAAAGCGTCTTCGACCTGGCCGTTGCGGGCAGCCAGATCCACCGGCTCCCGTAGCCCCAGCCAGTCGGCGGAAAATCCGCTCATGACAAATCCTCCAGTACGGCGGAAAAGGCGCGGACCGCATCCGGCCAGGTCGGCAGCGCGTCGGCCGCCTGACGAGCGGCCGCCGCGAAAGCCGTGCGTGCGTCCCCATCCTCGATCAGCCGCTTCAAGGCTGACGTGAGCCGCCCGACATCTTCCACACCACAATAGATCGCAGCGCCTTCAGGCAAGGTCTCGCGTACGGCGCCCTCGCCGCTGCCGATCACGGGCAATCCATGAGCCAGCGCCTCGGTGTAAGCCATGCCATACCCCTCGTAGCGGCTTGCCAGGACGAAGATATCGGCCTTGCTGTAAAAGGCGGCCAGGGCCTCCGGCGCAACGGCGCCGTGAAACGTGACCCGATCCTTCAGTCTGTTTACATGCAGCTGGGCGCGAAGTGCCTGAAAGCAGGGCTCGTTGCGCGTGGTATCTCCGACAATGTCCAGATGCCACGGCAAATCGGTCAGTGCGGCCAATGCCTGCAACAAAAGATCATATCCTTTGCGCGGTACGATGGTGCCGACGGCAAGCAGGTTCGGACAGTCCGTCTCCGACCTCGTTTTAATCGCGGCACGATCGGTGCCGGGCAGAACGACATGGATCTTCTTTTCGGCGCTTCCGAAACAATCGCGAACCTGCGTCGCCGTCGCCGGGCTGGTCACGATAATCGCCTGCGCCCGGTCCAGCGCCGCCTTCTCCGAGGCCCGCAGACGGTCCGCCGTTTCTTGCGCCAGACCGTTTTCCAGGAACAACGGATGGTGCACCAGCGCGATCAGGTCATGACCTTCTGCCAACCGGGCAGCCACCTCCCCCATCGCCCCGTAGGCCAGGCCGTCGATCACGATCCGGCAGCCCATGGGCAAGGCTTCTATCCGGCGGGCGGCCTCACCCAGAACCACCGCCTCGGGAAAGGGAAACCCATCCCCAAGCGGTAGGAGAGCGACCTGCCAGCCGTTATCCCGCAATC contains these protein-coding regions:
- a CDS encoding amino acid--[acyl-carrier-protein] ligase, with translation MDMQTSLLDRLFASGLLIETGVDGLYGRSGKFEDVIAGFERLIDTFGGEDGAEAIRFPPGMNRAHFEGSGYMKSFPQLAGTVHSFCGCELDHMNLLQCMAEGEDWTKDQKATDIVLTPAACYPLYPTIAKRGPLPAGGGLFDLQSYCFRHEPSKDPARMQLFRMREYVRMGTPAEVQDFRQLWMERGRKLIETVGLPVHVDVANDPFFGRAGKMLANNQRDQNLKFELLIPVTSTANQTACLSFNYHQDHFGSTWGLKTADGETAHTACVGFGLERIALALFAQHGLETADWPEPVRKALWGA
- a CDS encoding class I SAM-dependent methyltransferase codes for the protein MSGFSADWLGLREPVDLAARNGQVEDAFLSALPKEPVRLMDLASGAGSTVAALSGRLGPSQDWLLTDYDPTLLEASRQRFSRFGQGAVACRQVDLSGNLASLPFESVDGVTTSAFLDLVTRPFLEKLVGLVTAARLPFLASLTYDGRASCTPADPFDEDIRQAMNAHQKTDKGFGAALGPDAAAAAEALFEAAGYRVVSGPSDWHADRDALAFQRELISGWVSAGSDMGLDPDRLSRWLGSRMEQIAAGGLAIEVGHRDMAAIPL
- a CDS encoding acyl-CoA dehydrogenase family protein, which translates into the protein MNVAGPISALSLTERAKRAAVVASEHADDVDQKARFPKEAVEAMKAEKLMGIQIPVELGGEGASTAEIAEVCSILGQACSAAAMTYSMHQIKTSSLVSHGDEASWHRDFMARIAREQLLLGSATTEAGIGGNLRNSICAIEVDGDRCRLEKDATVISYGEEADAILVTSRSHKDAAPSDQVMTVFLKGQYSLEKTHDWDTLGMRGTCSDGFLFKAEAPAEQILPKPFAEIAAQSMLANAHILWSAVWFGIAADAVKRAQSFVKAAARRAPGETPPGALRLAEVSGMLQMVKATVTAAVAEFDAARADENKLSSMGFGVAMNNVKISSSQTILTIINHCMLICGILGYKNGTPFSLGRHLRDAHSAQLMISNDRILGNTSTMLLVGKQNTSLLG
- a CDS encoding acyl carrier protein produces the protein MTNIIRELLAKHGSLPVSVDQLKDTDDLYEAGLSSFASVQLMLALEDEFDVEFPENLLNRKSFSSIAAIAEALSQITEDKKVA
- a CDS encoding glycosyltransferase family 4 protein → MAEHGRPIVFAYPGDIETPTGGYGYDRRIIAGLRDNGWQVALLPLGDGFPFPEAVVLGEAARRIEALPMGCRIVIDGLAYGAMGEVAARLAEGHDLIALVHHPLFLENGLAQETADRLRASEKAALDRAQAIIVTSPATATQVRDCFGSAEKKIHVVLPGTDRAAIKTRSETDCPNLLAVGTIVPRKGYDLLLQALAALTDLPWHLDIVGDTTRNEPCFQALRAQLHVNRLKDRVTFHGAVAPEALAAFYSKADIFVLASRYEGYGMAYTEALAHGLPVIGSGEGAVRETLPEGAAIYCGVEDVGRLTSALKRLIEDGDARTAFAAAARQAADALPTWPDAVRAFSAVLEDLS
- a CDS encoding DUF1839 family protein; translated protein: MEAVFPDLDPAAYARHPLHAMTRDWPETNCYLDIWIEVLAACGVPSEACLGFAVTQDFEGDQFTFFKVPLEDLESLYDLRVTELAIYDRVERHVEEQIRRGRLTLVEMDSYFLPDTQGTSYRSQHGKTTVAINRIDVEGRTMDYFHNLGLHRLEGEDFDGIFHMNAPEGALPFLPYTEFVKFPEGGVPARDRIRETAVDLLSRHLSRRPKANPVGAFASVFPDQVAEVADRPFGFFHLYAFNTLRQLGANYELFSAHLDWLTEEGVADLSRSAEAARTISSTAKTVQFQLARAVMRKKFDKLAPALQPAVDAWDAVMDNLDARFGKAASKAA